A genomic window from Rhizobium sp. EC-SD404 includes:
- a CDS encoding cold-shock protein yields MAQTGTVKFFNTDKGYGFITPDGGAKDVFVHISALQASGIAHLNEGDKVSFDTEADRRGKGDKAVNLQQL; encoded by the coding sequence ATGGCTCAGACGGGCACCGTAAAGTTCTTCAACACCGACAAAGGCTACGGCTTTATCACTCCTGATGGCGGTGCAAAGGACGTTTTCGTCCACATCTCCGCTCTCCAGGCCTCCGGCATTGCGCATCTGAACGAAGGCGACAAGGTCTCCTTCGACACGGAAGCCGACCGTCGCGGCAAGGGTGACAAAGCAGTCAACCTGCAGCAGCTCTAA